One region of Emys orbicularis isolate rEmyOrb1 chromosome 6, rEmyOrb1.hap1, whole genome shotgun sequence genomic DNA includes:
- the ZNF366 gene encoding zinc finger protein 366, protein MQKELNTMKNEDVCFNVDKTHTSHCLQPMDPDVKSHRTAPLSEEFRAQLAQFQYGPSLGDIETFHGSLEGGSRKRKSMPTKMPHTIPTGDPTSPSHGSENNNVCSPSLSLMYQQPTQPKYNSQMIDLCNIGFQFYRNLEHFGAKPIKQEPVKPNMMWPNTSAFVQTPYSYYPKVHPGLMFPFIMPPNFHFRNSFQLKRPLEPAFRRTELRESGDSKQKVERVDVNLQIDDSYYVDVGGEQKRWQCPMCEKSYTSKYNLVTHILGHSGIKPHACTRCGKLFKQLSHLHTHMLTHQGTRPHKCQVCHKAFTQTSHLKRHMMQHSDIKPYNCRICGRGFAYPSELKAHESKHESGRENICVECGLDFPTLAQLKRHLTTHRGPIQYNCTECDKTFQYPSQLQNHMMKHKDIRPYICTECGMEFVQPHHLKQHSLTHKGVKEHKCGICGREFTLLANMKRHVLIHTNIRAYQCHLCFKSFVQKQTLKAHMIVHSDVKPFKCKLCGKEFNRMHNLMGHMHLHSDSKPFKCLYCPSKFTLKGNLTRHMKVKHGVMERGFHSQGFGRGRITLSQTGVLRNLEQEEPFDLSQKSQGKGISFHSDGESAKGSSCQEEEEDNCYETEQYSPVMYHHENNKLYMPRDLSSKPDYVVKDFKESYCDEKEEMLREVGLEKGKGNQDKEENQEERGFANNKECLSFRPFEKARLSHSLSDYLYFKHRKNSLKELLERKMEKQAMLIGI, encoded by the exons ATGCAGAAGGAATTAAATACGATGAAAAATGAGGATGTATGTTTCAATGTTGACAAAACACACACATCACACTGCCTGCAGCCAATGGACCCTGATGTGAAGTCTCACAGAACTGCACCACTCAGTGAAGAATTCAGGGCACAGCTCGCACAGTTCCAGTATGGTCCTTCCCTGGGGGATATAGAAACCTTTCATGGATCCTTAGAAGGAGGGTCCCGGAAACGCAAAAGCATGCCCACAAAAATGCCTCACACTATCCCCACAGGAGATCCTACATCACCATCACATGGATCTGAAAACAACAACGTATGCTCCCCCAGTCTTTCTTTGATGTACCAACAACCCACACAGCCCAAATACAACTCCCAAATGATTGATCTGTGTAACATTGGCTTTCAGTTCTACAGAAATCTGGAGCACTTTGGAGCCAAGCCCATTAAACAAGAACCAGTAAAGCCCAACATGATGTGGCCCAACACTTCTGCATTTGTGCAGACTCCTTACTCTTATTACCCAAAAGTCCACCCTGGCCTGATGTTTCCTTTTATTATGCCCCCAAACTTCCATTTCAGGAATTCCTTCCAACTGAAAAGACCCCTGGAGCCAGCATTCAGGAGGACTGAACTGAGGGAAAGTGGTGACAGTAAACAGAAGGTGGAAAGAGTAGATGTCAACCTCCAGATTGACGACAGCTATTATGTTGATGTAGGGGGAGAACAAAAACGATGGCAATGCCCAATGTGTGAAAAGTCCTACACTTCCAAGTACAACCTGGTCACCCACATCTTGGGACATAGTGGCATCAAACCTCATGCTTGCACTCGGTGTGGCAAGCTTTTCAAGCAGCTGAGTCACTTGCACACTCATATGTTGACACACCAGGGCACTCGACCACATAAGTGCCAGGTGTGTCACAAGGCTTTCACCCAAACCAGTCACCTGAAGAGACATATGATGCAACACAGTGACATCAAGCCCTACAACTGTAGGATCTGTGGCAGAGGTTTTGCCTATCCAAGTGAACTGAAAGCCCACGAGTCCAAGCATGAGAGTGGCCGAGAGAACATTTGTGTGGAGTGTGGTCTTGACTTTCCAACCCTGGCCCAGCTGAAGAGACATTTAACAACCCATCGAGGTCCTATACAATACAATTGCACAGAATGTGATAAAACTTTCCAGTACCCAAGCCAGCTGCAAAATCACATGATGAAGCACAAAGACATCCGTCCATACATCTGTACTGAATGTGGCATGGAGTTTGTACAGCCCCACCATCTCAAGCAACACTCTTTAACCCACAAG GGTGTGAAAGAGCACAAATGTGGGATCTGTGGCCGGGAGTTTACTCTGCTAGCCAACATGAAGAGACATGTGTTGATCCACACCAATATCCGAGCCTACCAGTGTCACCTGTGCTTCAAGAGCTTTGTGCAGAAACAGACTCTGAAGGCACACATGATTGTTCACTCTGATGTCAAGCCCTTTAAATGCAAG CTGTGTGGGAAGGAATTTAACAGAATGCACAATTTAATGGGACACATGCACTTGCATTCAGACAGCAAACCATTCAAGTGTCTCTACTGTCCCAGCAAATTCACCTTGAAGGGAAACCTCACCAGACACATGAAAGTCAAACACGGGGTCATGGAAAGAGGATTTCATTCTCAAG GTTTTGGACGAGGAAGAATTACGCTGTCCCAAACAGGTGTCTTGAGAAACTTGGAACAGGAAGAGCCTTTTGACCTTTCCCAGAAAAGCCAAGGGAAAGGAATTTCATTTCATTCTGATGGTGAGAGTGCCAAGGGAAGCTCATgtcaggaggaagaggaagacaacTGCTATGAAACAGAGCAGTACAGTCCTGTCATGTACCATCATGAAAACAACAAGCTGTATATGCCCCGAGATCTGTCTAGCAAACCAGACTACGTGGTGAAAGATTTCAAAGAGTCCTACTGTGATGAGAAGGAGGAAATGTTGAGAGAAGTaggactggagaaggggaaaggaaatCAAGACAAAGAAGAGAACCAAGAGGAGAGAGGCTTTGCAAATAACAAGGAATGCCTGAGCTTTAGACCCTTTGAAAAGGCCAGACTCAGCCACTCTCTCTCTGATTACCTATACTTCAAACACAGGAAGAACAGTTTAAAAGAATTACtggaaaggaaaatggaaaaacaagCAATGCTTATAGGCATCTAA